The proteins below come from a single Rosa rugosa chromosome 2, drRosRugo1.1, whole genome shotgun sequence genomic window:
- the LOC133730488 gene encoding uncharacterized protein LOC133730488: protein MNRLRKLLMQKEEDAITRNRQRALVMQAASSHILRIQEEESQWGGSQPGRQYIARDREAMDRRLKALYFTSPCRFQGDIFRRRYRMRPHVFDQMMHDVANHDPYFVQTDDASGRVGLSTEQKLTCAMRMLAYRLPADLCDEFLDVAESTALEILSHFTRAIWNVYHDHYLRRPTPADLQRLLDVADKRGFPGMVGSLDCMHWQWKNCPTSWQGHFTGYKGKPTIILEAVASYDAWIWHAYFGLPGSLNDINVLGMSSLFNEICTGEAPRVSYHVGDREYGQCYYLVDGIYPKWGSFVKAIRNPITPEQAHFTKMQESYRKDVERAFGILQARFAIVRGPARGWDREDLSYIMMTCIILHNMIVDDDREEDEESPFDPDDIPTRPRKAQIYERYEDDHEVERNRPELEEFMTRYQGARCPIVHRALQGDLVNHLWNMKLQAERNRR from the coding sequence ATGAATAGGCTCCGGAAATTGCTGATGCAAAAGGAAGAAGATGCCATTACAAGAAATCGTCAAAGAGCCCTGGTGATGCAGGCAGCTTCCTCTCATATCTTGAGGATCCAAGAGGAAGAATCACAGTGGGGTGGTTCACAGCCCGGGCGCCAGTACATCGCAAGAGATCGAGAAGCTATGGATCGACGACTGAAAGCTTTATACTTCACTTCGCCGTGCAGGTTCCAGGGCGATATATTTCGCAGAAGGTACAGAATGCGACCTCATGTGTTTGACCAAATGATGCATGATGTTGCCAACCACGATCCGTACTTCGTGCAAACTGATGATGCCTCCGGCAGAGTTGGTTTGTCTACCGAACAAAAGCTGACTTGTGCTATGAGGATGCTTGCTTACAGGCTTCCGGCCGACCTGTGTGATGAGTTTCTAGACGTAGCTGAATCTACAGCTTTGGAGATCTTGTCACACTTTACTAGAGCAATCTGGAATGTGTACCACGATCATTACCTTCGTCGACCAACTCCGGCAGATTTGCAGCGGTTGCTCGATGTTGCCGACAAAAGGGGGTTCCCCGGAATGGTGGGGAGTCTCGATTGTATGCACTGGCAGTGGAAAAACTGTCCAACCTCATGGCAAGGGCACTTCACTGGTTATAAGGGAAAACCCACAATCATTCTGGAGGCGGTCGCATCATACGATGCTTGGATTTGGCACGCCTATTTCGGACTTCCAGGTTCACTTAATGATATTAATGTACTTGGAATGTCTTCATTATTCAACGAAATATGCACAGGTGAGGCTCCTCGAGTTTCGTACCATGTAGGTGATAGAGAATATGGCCAATGCTACTACCTAGTCGATGGGATCTACCCTAAATGGGGATCTTTTGTGAAAGCAATTAGAAATCCAATTACGCCAGAGCAAGCTCATTTTACAAAGATGCAGGAGTCATACAGAAAAGACGTGGAGAGGGCTTTTGGCATTCTCCAAGCTCGTTTTGCAATAGTAAGAGGACCCGCCCGTGGATGGGATAGAGAGGATCTATCATACATCATGATGACCTGCATTATTTTGCACAACATGATTGTCGATGATGAtcgtgaagaagatgaagagtcGCCTTTTGACCCCGATGATATCCCCACCAGACCAAGGAAAGCACAAATATATGAGAGGTATGAGGATGATCATGAGGTTGAGCGCAACCGTCCTGAACTTGAGGAGTTCATGACCCGTTACCAGGGGGCTAGATGTCCAATTGTGCATAGAGCCCTTCAAGGAGATTTGGTTAATCACCTCTGGAACATGAAGCTGCAAGCAGAGCGGAACCGCAGATGA
- the LOC133730489 gene encoding uncharacterized protein LOC133730489 encodes MVAENLLKIKRPNIFWTSCATHTLNLMLQGIGNQPRFKGLIEKAKAFTIFIYAHHETLALMRKHTKKRDIVRPGVTRFATSFLTLQSLMDKKSELRCMVACDDWTACKHSKSAKGKVAYNTVLSASFWNGVTLCLKVFAPLFKELRLVDGDKKPSMGFLYGELLKAKEDIKEAFKHQEANYRPIIEIIDDKARGRLDSPLHLATYLLNPYYFYKDEDIQYDQVVMEGFFLCVEKFFPDDLETQSVVTNEELLMYKSKGGGFGRALAQLGFAKNDDRKIINKKRRAQELGVDVLLGNEASRAQGWIVDGGDEEDDSDITSEMEGEASGVDSGLRKSFRNVEVRELHDEDFVSDEDTEEEG; translated from the exons ATGGTGGCGGAGAATTTGTTGAAGATAAAGAGGCCAAATATATTTTGGACTTCATGTGCCACTCATACATTGAATCTCATGCTTCAAGGGATTGGTAACCAACCAAGATTCAAAGGTTTGATTGAGAAGGCGAAGGCATTCACTATCTTTATCTATGCACATCACGAGACATTGGCTTTGATGAGGAAGCATACAAAGAAAAGAGACATAGTGAGGCCAGGAGTCACTAGATTTGCCACTTCGTTTCTAACTTTGCAAAGCTTGATGGACAAGAAGAGTGAGTTGAGGTGTATGGTTGCTTGTGATGATTGGACCGCTTGCAAACATTCTAAGAGTGCCAAGGGGAAAGTGGCATATAATACCGTATTAAGTGCCTCTTTTTGGAATGGGGTAACACTTTGCTTGAAAGTGTTTGCTCCTTTGTTTAAGGAGCTTCGCCTTGTGGATGGGGATAAAAAGCCATCAATGGGCTTTTTGTATGGAGAATTACTTAAGGCAAAGGAAGACATTAAAGAGGCATTCAAACATCAAGAGGCCAATTATCGGCCAATCATAGAGATTATTGATGACAAAGCCCGTGGCCGTCTTGATAGTCCATTACATTTGGCGACTTACCTCTTGAACCCTTATTACTTCTACAAGGATGAAGACATACAATATGATCAAGTTGTCATGGAAGGGTTCTTTCTTTGTGTGGAGAAGTTCTTTCCCGATGACCTTGAGACCCAAAGTGTTGTGACAAATGAAGAGTTGTTGATGTATAAGAGCAAAGGGGGTGGATTTGGAAGAGCTTTAGCTCAGTTGGGATTTGCAAAGAATGATGATCGAAAA ATCATCAACAAAAAGAGAAGGGCTCAAGAGTTGGGTGTAGATGTGCTACTTGGTAATGAAGCTAGTAGGGCTCAAGGGTGGATTGTTGATggtggtgatgaagaagatgactcGGATATTACTAGTGAAATGGAGGGAGAGGCTTCAGGAGTGGATAGTGGGCTTAGAAAAAGTTTTAGAAATGTAGAGGTAAGAGAGCTTCATGATGAAGATTTTGTATCGGATGAGGACACGGAAGAGGAGGGATAA
- the LOC133733395 gene encoding vicilin-like seed storage protein At2g28490 — protein sequence MGKKVIVSVLVLALVMCFGVMAMAMSFDHEDEDWGWDQREEEWEGHKGHRHWFLLQRSRLLLRTEAGEMRVVRSVGRRMVNRHINVGFLSMKPNSLFIPQYLDSSVVLFVHTGQANVGLVHRHELGERQLKAGDLYRIPAGSTFYLQNVGEGQRLELILSIDTSDSLRMGTLENFFIGGGNYPKSVIAGFDSEILRSAFNVSSSELRQVLTRQQEGPIISLNNSQSSSNLWTKFLSMKEQDRLQELKKMVDFPQEQEQTQTWSWRKLLNSMFGTIEKEKRKQNHHEHSQEAYNLYERRPDFKNNYGSSLAVDESDYSPLQNSGIGVYLVNLNAGSMLAPHVNPTATEYGVVLRGSGSLQIVFPNGTLAMKAKLKPGRVFWVPRYFPFVQVASNNEKLEIFGFTTSAQPNRPQFLAGSSSVLEALRGPELAAAFGVSEERLNRFVNAQREAVILPYNAERHHETHGMPMADW from the exons ATGGGAAAGAAAGTGATCGTAAGCGTCCTAGTTCTTGCACTTGTGATGTGCTTTGGAGTCATGGCAATGGCTATGAGCTTCGATCACGAAGACGAGGACTGGGGATGGGATCAGAGAGAAGAAGAGTGGGAAGGGCACAAAGGGCATCGCCATTGGTTCCTTTTGCAACGATCTAGACTACTGCTGAGAACTGAAGCTGGGGAAATGAGGGTGGTGAGGAGTGTAGGTCGGAGAATGGTCAATAGACATATAAATGTTGGGTTTCTCTCCATGAAACCCAACTCTCTTTTCATCCCTCAGTACCTTGACTCCAGCGTGGTCCTCTTTGTCCACACAG GGCAAGCAAATGTGGGACTAGTGCACCGACATGAACTCGGAGAGAGGCAATTAAAGGCTGGGGATTTGTACAGAATCCCAGCTGGTTCAACATTTTACTTGCAGAATGTTGGGGAGGGCCAGAGACTTGAGCTCATTCTCAGCATTGACACATCTGACAGTTTGAGAATGGGTACTTTGGAG AATTTCTTCATTGGTGGAGGAAACTACCCGAAATCTGTCATTGCTGGGTTTGACTCTGAAATACTCAGAAGTGCATTTAAC GTCTCATCTTCAGAACTAAGGCAGGTTTTGACAAGGCAACAAGAGGGTCCAATTATATCTTTAAATAATTCTCAATCATCATCAAACCTTTGGACAAAATTCCTAAGCATGAAAGAGCAGGACAGACTACAAGAACTAAAGAAAATGGTCGACTTCCCACAAGAACAAGAGCAAACCCAAACATGGTCATGGAGGAAACTCTTGAACTCTATGTTCGGAACAATcgaaaaagagaagagaaagcaGAATCATCATGAGCACTCCCAGGAGGCTTACAACCTCTATGAGAGGAGGCCAGATTTCAAGAACAACTATGGATCAAGCTTGGCAGTTGATGAGTCTGATTACTCACCGCTACAAAACTCCGGCATTGGCGTTTACCTTGTCAATCTTAACGCAGGATCGATGTTGGCACCACATGTGAACCCAACAGCAACAGAATATGGCGTCGTTCTAAGAGGCTCGGGATCACTCCAGATTGTGTTTCCAAATGGAACCTTGGCAATGAAGGCGAAACTAAAACCAGGGAGAGTGTTCTGGGTGCCTAGGTACTTCCCATTTGTCCAAGTGGCATCTAACAACGAAAAACTTGAGATTTTTGGATTCACTACCTCGGCACAGCCGAACCGGCCACAGTTTTTGGCCGGTTCTAGCTCGGTGCTTGAAGCTCTAAGAGGTCCGGAACTTGCAGCTGCTTTTGGTGTGAGTGAGGAAAGGTTGAATCGTTTTGTTAATGCTCAGCGCGAAGCTGTAATCTTGCCTTACAATGCGGAGAGGCATCATGAGACACATGGGATGCCCATGGCGGACTGGTGA
- the LOC133733810 gene encoding vicilin-like seed storage protein At2g28490 — MGKRVMVSVLVLAIVMCFGVMAMAMSFDHEDEDWRRDHREEEWEGHRRHRHWFLLERSRLLLRTEAGEMRVVRSVGQRMVDRHINVGFLSMEPNSLFIPQYLDSSVVLFVHTGQANVGLVRQHELGERQLKAGDLYRIPAGSTFYLQNVGEGQRLELILSIDTSDSLRMGTLENFFIGGGTYPKSVLAGFDSQVLTSAFNVSSSELRHILTRQQEGPIVSLNNSQSSSNLWTKFLSMKEQDRLQELRKMVDFPQEQEQTQTWSWRKLLTSMFGTIENEKRKQNHHEHSQKAYNLYARRPDFKNNYGSSLSVDESDYSPLQNSGIGVYLVNLNAGSMLAPHVNPAATEYGVVLRGSGSLQIVFPNGTLAMKAKLKPGRVFWVPRYFPFVQVASNNEQLQIFGFTTSKQPNHPQFLAGSSSVLEALRGPELAAAFGVSEGRLNRFVNAQREAVILPYNAERHHESHGIPMADW; from the exons ATGGGAAAGAGAGTGATGGTGAGCGTCCTGGTTCTTGCAATTGTGATGTGCTTTGGAGTCATGGCAATGGCTATGAGCTTCGATCACGAAGACGAGGACTGGCGAAGGGATCATAGAGAAGAAGAGTGGGAAGGGCACAGAAGGCATCGCCATTGGTTCCTTTTGGAACGATCTAGACTACTGCTGAGAACTGAAGCTGGGGAAATGAGGGTGGTGAGGAGTGTAGGTCAGAGAATGGTTGATAGACATATAAATGTTGGGTTTCTCTCCATGGAACCCAACTCTCTTTTCATCCCTCAGTACCTTGACTCCAGCGTGGTCCTCTTTGTCCACACAG GGCAAGCAAATGTGGGATTGGTACGCCAACATGAACTCGGAGAGAGGCAATTGAAGGCTGGGGATTTGTACAGAATCCCAGCTGGTTCAACATTTTACTTGCAAAATGTTGGGGAGGGCCAGAGACTTGAGCTCATTCTCAGCATTGACACATCTGATAGTTTAAGAATGGGTACTTTGGAG AATTTCTTCATTGGTGGAGGAACCTACCCAAAATCTGTCCTTGCTGGGTTCGATTCTCAAGTACTCACAAGTGCATTTAAC GTCTCATCTTCAGAACTAAGGCACATTTTGACAAGGCAACAAGAGGGTCCAATTGTATCTCTGAATAATTCTCAATCATCATCAAACCTTTGGACAAAATTCCTAAGCATGAAAGAGCAGGACAGACTACAAGAACTAAGGAAAATGGTCGACTTCCCACAAGAACAAGAGCAAACCCAAACATGGTCGTGGAGGAAACTCTTGACCTCTATGTTCGGAACAATCGAAAACGAGAAGAGGAAGCAAAATCATCATGAGCACTCCCAGAAGGCTTACAACCTCTATGCGAGGAGGCCGGATTTCAAGAACAACTATGGATCGAGCTTGTCAGTTGATGAGTCTGATTACTCACCGCTACAAAACTCCGGCATTGGCGTTTACCTTGTCAATCTTAACGCAGGATCGATGTTGGCACCACATGTGAACCCAGCTGCAACAGAATACGGCGTCGTTCTAAGAGGCTCAGGATCACTCCAGATTGTGTTTCCAAACGGAACCTTGGCAATGAAGGCGAAACTAAAACCAGGGAGAGTGTTCTGGGTGCCGAGGTACTTCCCATTTGTCCAAGTGGCATCTAACAACGAGCAACTTCAGATTTTCGGGTTCACTACCTCAAAGCAGCCGAACCACCCACAATTTCTAGCCGGTTCTAGCTCGGTGCTTGAAGCTCTAAGAGGTCCGGAACTTGCAGCTGCTTTTGGTGTGAGTGAGGGAAGGTTGAATCGTTTTGTTAATGCTCAGCGCGAAGCTGTAATCTTACCTTACAATGCGGAGAGGCATCATGAGTCACATGGGATCCCCATGGCGGACTGGTGA